The proteins below come from a single Pseudomonas chlororaphis genomic window:
- a CDS encoding alpha/beta hydrolase yields the protein MNTLSKALTGTLLALSVSSAFANGIVEHNTQAFLDALNAGTGKPLEQLSPKDARAVLVGAQAGVKLTLPKADVSEKTIQADGQSISLTIVRPAGVKGELPVFMFFHGGGWVLGDFPTHERLVRDLVAGSGAVAVFVNYTPSPEAHYPVAINQAYAATKWVAEHGKQINVDGKRLAVVGNSVGGNMAAVVALMAKDKGTPAIRFQALLWPVTDANFETASYNQFAEGHFLSKNMMKWFWDNYTTDAGQRSEIYASPLRASTAQLKGLPPALVQTAEADVLRDEGEAYARKLDAAGVPVTAVRYNGMIHDYGLLNVVSQVPAVRSAMLQVSQELKQHLK from the coding sequence ATGAACACGCTCAGCAAAGCCTTGACCGGTACCCTCCTCGCCCTCAGCGTCAGCAGCGCTTTCGCCAACGGCATCGTGGAACACAACACCCAGGCATTTCTCGATGCGCTGAACGCCGGCACCGGCAAGCCACTGGAACAACTGTCGCCCAAGGACGCTCGCGCCGTGCTGGTGGGCGCCCAGGCCGGGGTCAAGCTGACCTTGCCCAAGGCCGATGTCAGTGAGAAGACCATCCAGGCCGATGGCCAGTCGATCAGCCTGACCATCGTCCGTCCGGCCGGGGTCAAGGGTGAGTTGCCCGTGTTCATGTTCTTCCACGGCGGCGGCTGGGTGCTGGGCGATTTCCCGACCCACGAGCGATTGGTTCGGGACCTGGTGGCGGGTTCGGGTGCTGTCGCGGTGTTCGTCAACTACACGCCTTCACCTGAGGCGCATTACCCGGTGGCGATCAACCAGGCCTACGCCGCGACGAAATGGGTGGCCGAACACGGCAAGCAGATCAATGTCGACGGCAAGCGCCTGGCGGTGGTCGGCAACAGCGTGGGTGGCAACATGGCGGCCGTCGTGGCCCTGATGGCCAAGGACAAGGGCACCCCGGCGATCCGCTTCCAGGCGCTGTTGTGGCCCGTGACCGACGCCAACTTCGAGACCGCGTCCTACAACCAGTTCGCCGAAGGGCATTTCCTCAGCAAGAACATGATGAAATGGTTCTGGGACAACTACACCACCGACGCCGGGCAACGCAGCGAGATCTATGCCTCGCCGTTGCGGGCCAGTACCGCGCAGCTCAAGGGCCTGCCGCCAGCGCTGGTCCAGACCGCCGAGGCCGATGTCTTGCGTGATGAAGGTGAAGCCTATGCGCGCAAACTGGACGCCGCCGGAGTGCCGGTCACGGCCGTGCGCTACAACGGAATGATCCACGACTACGGTTTGCTCAACGTGGTTAGCCAAGTGCCAGCGGTGCGCTCGGCGATGTTGCAAGTGTCGCAAGAGCTCAAGCAGCACTTGAAGTGA
- a CDS encoding elongation factor P produces the protein MKTGKELKPGTVIRIDNDPWLVQKAEFTKSGRNSAIMKTKLKNLLTGYKTETVYGADDKLDDVILDRKEATLSFISGDTYTFMDTTDYTMYELNAEDIESVLPFVEEGMTDVCEAVFFEERLVSVELPTTIVRQVDYTEGSARGDTSGKVMKPAKLKNGTELSVADFIEIGDMIEIDTREGGSYKGRAK, from the coding sequence ATGAAAACTGGTAAAGAACTCAAACCCGGTACCGTGATTCGTATCGACAACGATCCTTGGCTGGTTCAGAAAGCTGAATTCACCAAGTCGGGTCGTAACAGCGCGATCATGAAGACCAAGCTGAAGAACCTGCTGACCGGTTACAAGACCGAAACCGTTTACGGTGCGGACGACAAACTGGACGACGTGATCCTCGACCGCAAGGAAGCGACCCTGTCCTTCATCAGCGGCGACACCTACACGTTCATGGACACCACTGATTACACCATGTACGAGCTGAACGCCGAAGACATCGAAAGCGTTCTGCCATTCGTGGAAGAAGGCATGACCGACGTCTGCGAAGCCGTGTTCTTCGAAGAGCGCCTGGTGTCCGTAGAGCTGCCGACCACCATCGTGCGTCAGGTTGACTACACCGAAGGTTCCGCTCGCGGCGACACTTCCGGCAAGGTCATGAAGCCTGCCAAACTGAAGAACGGTACCGAACTGTCGGTGGCCGACTTCATCGAAATCGGTGACATGATCGAGATCGATACCCGCGAAGGCGGTTCCTACAAAGGCCGCGCTAAATAA